The following proteins are co-located in the Sporosarcina pasteurii genome:
- a CDS encoding YaiI/YqxD family protein: protein MTAIFVDADACPVVSETIQVAREYNLKCTLICDTAHEIHREGAETIIVSKGADAVDFVLVNRVQKNDIVVTQDYGLAAMVLAKQGHPIDQNGRLYTEENIDQLLYARHKAQKIRMSGGRLRGPKKRPKENNIRFSKSLRQLCERLSAIEE, encoded by the coding sequence ATGACTGCAATATTCGTTGATGCGGATGCCTGTCCAGTTGTCAGTGAAACAATTCAAGTGGCTCGTGAATATAATTTGAAATGTACGTTAATATGCGATACTGCGCATGAAATTCATCGAGAAGGCGCAGAGACCATTATTGTATCGAAAGGGGCAGATGCAGTCGATTTTGTCCTCGTGAATCGTGTGCAAAAAAATGATATTGTCGTCACGCAGGATTATGGGTTAGCGGCAATGGTACTTGCCAAACAAGGACATCCTATCGATCAAAACGGTCGATTATATACGGAAGAAAATATTGACCAGCTTCTTTATGCACGCCATAAAGCACAAAAAATTCGAATGAGCGGTGGACGATTACGTGGACCGAAGAAGAGACCGAAAGAAAACAATATTCGATTTTCAAAGAGTTTGAGGCAACTTTGTGAACGACTGTCAGCAATTGAAGAATGA
- the nhaC gene encoding Na+/H+ antiporter NhaC, with amino-acid sequence MLRTKSVITPTFLEAFLLVLTIVGTISVSLVKFDAVPHIPILLSVLLLIIYGLLKKVTYKEVESGLVEGAGAGMSAVFLFFFIGILVSSWIMSGTIPTLIYAGFNIVTPTYFFAIVFVVTAIVGMSVGSSLTTVATIGVAFIGMATVLDVSLPIAAGAIVSGAFFGDKMSPLSDTTNLASSIVGADLFEHIRNMGWTTIPVFFITLIIFGFLSPTVTSVDVGKITSFQEGLLQTGMIHWYTIIPIIVLFGLTMFKIPAMMTLAASSFSAILITYFHHTYSVGEVFSIMFGGFLSETGIEEIDALLTRGGMESMMFTVSLVLLALSMGGLLFKLGIVQCLLAKVESLLRKVSSVIAASALTAISINILIGEQYLSILLTGQAFQNQYEKVGLAGKNLSRVMEDAGTVVNPLVPWSVCGIFITKMLGVSTLDYLPFAFFCLLSPILTVLFGYLGKTLTFQTVAK; translated from the coding sequence ATGTTACGTACTAAATCAGTCATCACCCCCACATTTTTAGAAGCATTTTTATTAGTTCTCACCATTGTCGGGACAATTAGTGTCAGTTTGGTAAAGTTTGATGCTGTTCCACATATTCCTATTTTATTATCTGTGTTACTGCTTATTATTTATGGGCTATTAAAGAAAGTGACGTACAAAGAAGTTGAAAGTGGATTAGTTGAAGGGGCAGGCGCTGGGATGAGCGCAGTATTTCTATTTTTCTTCATAGGCATTTTGGTAAGTAGTTGGATTATGAGTGGAACGATTCCGACACTTATTTATGCAGGGTTTAATATTGTGACGCCAACATACTTTTTTGCAATTGTTTTTGTCGTTACAGCAATTGTCGGGATGTCGGTTGGAAGTTCATTAACCACTGTTGCAACCATTGGTGTGGCTTTTATTGGGATGGCGACGGTGCTTGACGTCTCTCTTCCAATTGCAGCAGGTGCGATTGTGTCTGGCGCATTTTTTGGTGATAAAATGTCGCCACTCTCTGATACGACAAACTTAGCTTCTTCGATTGTTGGGGCGGATTTATTTGAACATATTCGTAATATGGGCTGGACGACAATTCCAGTATTTTTTATTACGCTTATTATATTTGGTTTTTTATCGCCAACTGTAACTAGTGTAGATGTCGGCAAGATTACAAGTTTCCAAGAAGGATTATTACAAACAGGAATGATTCACTGGTATACCATCATTCCGATCATTGTATTATTTGGATTAACGATGTTTAAAATCCCAGCGATGATGACACTTGCAGCAAGTTCATTCAGTGCAATTCTAATTACTTATTTTCATCATACCTATTCAGTAGGTGAAGTTTTTTCAATCATGTTTGGCGGATTTCTGTCCGAAACAGGGATTGAAGAAATCGATGCGCTGTTAACACGTGGTGGAATGGAAAGTATGATGTTTACCGTTTCTTTAGTCTTACTAGCACTTAGTATGGGTGGCTTATTGTTTAAACTGGGCATTGTCCAATGTCTGCTAGCGAAAGTAGAAAGTTTATTACGTAAAGTGTCTTCTGTAATCGCAGCGTCTGCATTGACAGCGATTAGTATTAATATTTTGATTGGTGAACAGTATTTATCCATTTTATTGACAGGACAAGCTTTTCAAAACCAATATGAAAAAGTTGGACTGGCTGGAAAGAATTTAAGTCGGGTTATGGAAGACGCTGGAACTGTTGTGAATCCATTAGTGCCGTGGAGTGTATGTGGAATCTTTATTACAAAAATGCTTGGTGTATCAACACTTGACTATTTACCATTTGCTTTCTTTTGTTTATTATCTCCAATTTTAACCGTATTGTTTGGCTATTTAGGAAAAACGTTAACGTTTCAAACAGTAGCGAAGTAA
- a CDS encoding proline dehydrogenase family protein, which yields MTVVRDFFIGLSQNELLNSAAKKYGLKMGAQSVVAGTNVAETMESIKKLNAQGMSCTIDNLGEFVFEKDEALEAKGNILEVIEAIHTHEVDAHISLKPSQLGLDIDYDFCFENLEKIVSAAHNYGIFVNFDMEDYPRLQASFDIVEELSKKYDNVGTVIQAYFYRAEEDLNKYKDMRLRIVKGAYKESDEVAYQDKADIDENYIKLIEWHLLNGKFTSIATHDHHVINHVKQFVKDHNISNDKFEFQMLYGFRTDMQQDLVKEGYNFCTYVPFGNDWYGYFMRRLAERPQNLNLVAKQVFNKKTNTMIGLAAGAFILGRLTKRGK from the coding sequence ATGACTGTCGTAAGAGATTTCTTTATCGGGTTATCCCAAAATGAATTATTAAACAGTGCTGCTAAGAAATATGGCTTGAAGATGGGGGCACAAAGCGTTGTTGCTGGTACGAATGTTGCTGAAACAATGGAAAGTATTAAAAAGCTAAATGCACAGGGCATGTCATGTACGATTGATAACCTTGGGGAATTTGTTTTTGAAAAAGATGAAGCATTAGAAGCAAAAGGTAATATACTTGAGGTCATTGAAGCGATCCACACACATGAAGTCGATGCACATATTTCATTGAAACCATCACAGCTCGGCTTAGACATTGATTATGATTTTTGTTTTGAAAATTTAGAGAAAATTGTAAGCGCTGCACATAACTATGGTATTTTCGTTAATTTTGATATGGAAGACTACCCGCGTTTACAAGCATCATTTGATATTGTTGAAGAACTATCGAAGAAGTACGATAATGTTGGTACGGTCATTCAAGCGTATTTTTACCGTGCAGAGGAAGACCTAAATAAATATAAAGACATGCGTTTACGTATCGTAAAAGGCGCTTACAAAGAGTCTGATGAAGTTGCCTATCAGGATAAAGCAGATATTGATGAAAATTACATAAAACTTATTGAGTGGCATTTATTAAACGGAAAGTTTACATCGATTGCAACACATGACCACCATGTCATTAATCATGTAAAACAGTTTGTCAAAGATCACAACATTTCGAACGATAAGTTTGAATTCCAAATGCTTTACGGGTTTAGAACAGATATGCAGCAAGACCTGGTAAAAGAAGGCTATAACTTCTGTACATATGTTCCTTTCGGGAACGACTGGTATGGCTACTTCATGCGTCGTCTTGCAGAACGTCCACAAAACTTAAACCTTGTTGCAAAGCAAGTATTTAATAAGAAAACGAATACAATGATTGGCCTTGCTGCTGGCGCATTCATTTTAGGACGTCTAACTAAAAGAGGTAAATAA
- a CDS encoding LLM class flavin-dependent oxidoreductase, translating into MRLSVLDQAPITKGHTAPEALKNAEELAILADELGYYRMWMAEHHSTNTFASSAPEVTAAHLAAKTERIRLGTGGVMMMHYSPLKLAEVFKTLSALSPGRIDFGVGRAPGGDNHSVYALSEGRQPMMHNMYEKFETALSLINDEVPKDDLYHRTIATPSQVELPEAWLLGSTGNSAIQAGRMGVGYSFAQFFMGGMTKEILEAYRKNFEPTIFMEKPEIKVTYMVTTAETQEEAEYEALPQDIWRLLFTKGQIGQTMTPEEAANFPLTEMDRMTIQENRNIHIVGAAKEVAAKLREEQAYYGFDEAMICSIPHSQEKRLEVYRLLANELF; encoded by the coding sequence ATGAGATTAAGTGTATTAGACCAAGCGCCGATTACAAAAGGACATACAGCACCAGAAGCATTAAAAAATGCGGAAGAGTTAGCGATCTTAGCTGATGAACTCGGTTATTACCGGATGTGGATGGCGGAGCATCATAGCACAAATACTTTTGCAAGTTCTGCACCTGAAGTAACAGCCGCACATTTGGCTGCCAAAACAGAACGAATTCGTCTCGGAACAGGTGGCGTTATGATGATGCATTATTCCCCGTTAAAATTAGCAGAAGTGTTTAAAACATTAAGCGCACTTTCGCCGGGGCGCATTGATTTTGGTGTTGGACGGGCGCCAGGCGGAGATAATCATTCAGTTTATGCACTATCTGAAGGACGCCAACCGATGATGCATAATATGTATGAGAAATTTGAAACCGCATTATCGCTTATTAACGACGAAGTGCCCAAAGACGATTTGTATCATCGAACCATTGCGACCCCTTCTCAAGTTGAATTGCCGGAAGCATGGTTGCTTGGGTCAACAGGAAATAGCGCCATTCAAGCGGGACGTATGGGAGTCGGGTATTCATTCGCACAATTTTTTATGGGCGGCATGACAAAAGAGATTTTAGAAGCCTATCGAAAAAATTTTGAGCCTACTATATTTATGGAGAAACCGGAGATCAAAGTAACGTACATGGTCACAACAGCTGAAACACAAGAAGAGGCTGAGTACGAGGCATTACCGCAAGACATTTGGCGACTGTTATTTACAAAAGGGCAAATCGGTCAAACGATGACACCTGAAGAGGCCGCAAACTTTCCATTAACAGAAATGGACCGCATGACGATCCAAGAAAACCGTAACATCCATATAGTGGGAGCTGCTAAAGAAGTTGCGGCTAAGTTGCGGGAGGAACAGGCGTATTACGGATTTGATGAAGCTATGATTTGTAGTATTCCACATAGCCAGGAAAAGCGGTTGGAAGTATATCGTTTATTGGCGAATGAATTGTTTTAG
- a CDS encoding M17 family metallopeptidase yields the protein MSTNVKVIFESNSLIVENETVKNFVENSPSAHCSVLLEGTHYIVIKEKSSYTTEKIRSIAGDIARDLGSRKVVTAFISAADLIDRFNKFEKEDVLTAFVEGWELGAYQFVTYKPSVKPFKTALKIEEGDNIKSAITAGKIRAEAMAFSRDLMNEVSNVLNPQTFPEVLKKQFEGTDVEVNVLDKAKLEELKMNGVLTVGRGSQYEPAFVELVYKGDETKPLVALVGKGVTFDTGGISLKSGKDLSDMRMDMGGAAAVAGAMTLLAKSQAKANVVVLIPMVENAPDNTSVYPGEVISYKNGKTVQVGNTDAEGRLILADALIRAGEWNAEYIVNIATLTGAVVNALGTELGGVFGDEELAAEMKKIGEQNGDFVWPMPLVEAYDRSLDSDYADMNNISSLSSAGSITAGLFLRRFVPESSKWLHVDMAGVMEKNKASGYYAKSATGYGARLLADFTTFVSK from the coding sequence ATGTCAACGAACGTAAAAGTAATTTTTGAATCGAACTCACTTATTGTAGAAAATGAAACAGTAAAAAACTTTGTGGAAAATAGTCCTTCTGCACATTGTTCTGTTTTATTAGAAGGCACACACTACATTGTAATTAAAGAAAAGTCCTCCTATACGACAGAGAAAATTCGTTCCATTGCGGGAGATATAGCAAGAGATTTAGGCAGTCGAAAAGTAGTCACTGCGTTCATTTCGGCGGCAGATCTAATCGATAGATTTAATAAATTTGAAAAAGAAGACGTTCTTACTGCTTTTGTTGAAGGTTGGGAGCTAGGCGCTTATCAATTTGTCACGTATAAACCAAGTGTTAAACCTTTTAAAACAGCATTAAAAATTGAAGAAGGCGACAATATAAAATCTGCGATTACGGCAGGAAAAATTCGCGCAGAAGCAATGGCCTTCTCACGTGATTTAATGAATGAAGTATCAAACGTCTTAAATCCACAAACATTCCCTGAAGTATTGAAAAAGCAGTTTGAAGGTACAGATGTGGAAGTAAATGTGCTGGATAAAGCGAAACTCGAAGAACTGAAAATGAACGGTGTTTTAACAGTTGGACGAGGCAGTCAATACGAACCCGCTTTCGTTGAACTTGTATATAAAGGCGATGAAACGAAACCACTTGTTGCGTTAGTCGGAAAAGGGGTTACGTTTGATACGGGCGGGATTAGCTTAAAGAGCGGTAAAGATTTAAGTGATATGCGTATGGATATGGGCGGAGCAGCAGCGGTCGCTGGTGCAATGACGTTACTTGCAAAATCACAAGCTAAAGCAAATGTCGTTGTGTTAATTCCAATGGTTGAAAACGCTCCGGATAATACGTCTGTTTATCCTGGTGAAGTAATCTCTTATAAAAATGGTAAAACAGTGCAAGTTGGAAACACAGATGCGGAAGGACGCCTCATTTTGGCAGATGCGTTAATTCGCGCGGGCGAATGGAATGCAGAGTACATCGTCAATATCGCCACATTAACAGGTGCCGTTGTCAATGCACTCGGTACAGAATTAGGCGGCGTCTTCGGGGATGAGGAACTTGCTGCTGAAATGAAGAAAATCGGTGAGCAAAACGGTGATTTCGTATGGCCAATGCCATTAGTAGAAGCGTATGATCGTTCATTAGATAGTGATTATGCAGATATGAACAATATTAGTTCACTAAGTAGTGCAGGTTCTATCACTGCAGGCTTATTCCTTCGTCGCTTTGTTCCAGAAAGTAGTAAGTGGTTGCACGTGGATATGGCGGGTGTGATGGAAAAGAATAAAGCATCCGGCTATTATGCTAAATCTGCAACGGGCTATGGTGCGCGACTATTAGCTGATTTTACGACATTTGTATCTAAGTAA
- a CDS encoding DUF3221 domain-containing protein, whose product MRFLIAMSMVLFLMGCSSTNPVDELDVDSDDLTAYHEDKYFDAFVISKGINTFTIIDDLDNKSGEIIVSMEGKDKSSIRTLKKNDKVRIWHDVILESYPAKTRAYRIEVLEE is encoded by the coding sequence ATGAGGTTTTTGATTGCGATGAGCATGGTGCTTTTTCTAATGGGTTGCTCTAGTACGAATCCTGTAGATGAATTGGATGTTGATTCGGATGATTTAACGGCCTATCATGAGGATAAATATTTCGATGCATTTGTAATTTCAAAGGGCATCAATACTTTTACAATTATTGATGATTTAGATAATAAAAGTGGTGAAATTATCGTCTCAATGGAGGGAAAAGATAAATCTAGTATAAGGACGTTAAAGAAAAATGATAAAGTTAGAATTTGGCATGACGTAATCCTTGAATCCTATCCTGCTAAAACAAGAGCATATCGTATTGAGGTGCTTGAAGAATAA
- a CDS encoding isoprenylcysteine carboxyl methyltransferase family protein: MFLTILMMIVITQRLTELLVAKENEKWIVQQGGYEVGASHYPLMILLHSSFFIAFIIEVILFERTLSPLWGFFLILFLLAQVGRFWCLFSLGKFWNTKIMILPNANVVKKGPYKFLRHPNYLIVAIELISIPLLFNAYFTAITFTLLNIWMLSIRIPIEENALKELTNYSDVFY, encoded by the coding sequence TTGTTTTTAACGATATTAATGATGATTGTCATCACGCAAAGACTTACTGAATTACTCGTTGCAAAAGAAAATGAAAAGTGGATTGTTCAGCAAGGCGGCTATGAGGTCGGCGCTTCACATTATCCGCTCATGATCCTCCTTCATAGTTCATTTTTTATTGCATTCATTATCGAAGTCATTCTATTTGAACGAACACTCTCCCCGCTTTGGGGATTTTTTCTGATACTTTTCCTTCTTGCGCAAGTAGGCAGATTTTGGTGTTTATTTTCTTTAGGTAAGTTTTGGAATACAAAAATAATGATTCTTCCAAACGCGAATGTGGTAAAAAAAGGTCCTTACAAATTTTTACGTCACCCTAATTATTTAATTGTTGCCATCGAATTAATATCCATCCCACTTTTATTTAACGCTTATTTTACTGCCATTACCTTCACTTTATTAAATATATGGATGTTATCGATTCGCATTCCGATTGAAGAAAATGCTTTGAAAGAATTGACGAATTACAGTGATGTCTTTTATTAG
- the tenA gene encoding thiaminase II — protein MKFTDRLHEKTLPIWRQNHNHPFVKGIGDGTVNQENFRFYMVQDYLYLIDYSKVFAIGAVKADDVETMGKFAGLLEGTLNTEMALHRKYAERFGISEEELENAKPSPIVLAYTHYMLHVSQKGTLAEVVAAVLPCAWSYWEIGKELNEIPGAADHPLYGDWIRMYSSEAFGELASWCIDLMNEVAEGKPEHELQKLEEIFLNTTRFEYMFWDMANNKQMWPGAETADVGI, from the coding sequence ATGAAATTTACTGACCGCCTGCATGAGAAAACATTACCAATTTGGAGACAGAATCATAATCATCCGTTTGTAAAAGGGATTGGCGATGGAACTGTTAATCAAGAAAACTTTCGTTTTTACATGGTGCAGGATTACTTATATTTAATCGATTACTCAAAAGTATTTGCAATCGGCGCAGTGAAAGCAGATGATGTTGAAACTATGGGGAAATTCGCTGGACTACTTGAAGGTACATTGAATACGGAGATGGCGCTTCACCGAAAATATGCTGAGCGATTCGGCATTTCAGAAGAAGAACTTGAGAACGCAAAGCCTTCCCCAATTGTTCTAGCATACACACACTACATGTTACACGTCAGTCAAAAAGGGACACTTGCAGAAGTTGTTGCTGCAGTTTTACCGTGTGCTTGGAGTTATTGGGAAATTGGAAAAGAGTTAAATGAAATCCCTGGTGCAGCAGACCACCCATTATATGGCGACTGGATACGCATGTATTCTTCCGAAGCCTTCGGTGAACTAGCAAGCTGGTGCATTGACTTAATGAACGAAGTGGCGGAAGGTAAACCTGAGCATGAGTTACAAAAATTAGAAGAAATCTTTTTAAATACGACACGATTTGAATATATGTTCTGGGATATGGCGAACAACAAGCAAATGTGGCCAGGTGCTGAAACTGCTGATGTTGGCATTTAA
- a CDS encoding ABC transporter permease, which produces MRNTASFLIVVGFLILWEISARIIDKAFILPSPLQIFIRLWELKEVLFLDHLPITLLSIVMGLTLSIILGTAIAVWMSLNSSVQRAIYPILIASQMVPVIALAPIFVLWFGYTIWSKVAVAVLITFFPITVNTFDGLSSGNKDNEELFLTMGATKKDIFFKYSIPMALPHFFSGLKVAVTLSVIGAAIGEWLGAQAGLGYFSRRMMTQFDGAAVFAPIIVLTFVGILLFICVTHLEKRMLNWRTKS; this is translated from the coding sequence ATGAGAAATACTGCCTCATTTTTGATTGTAGTGGGATTCCTAATTTTGTGGGAAATAAGTGCAAGAATCATCGATAAAGCATTTATTCTACCGTCTCCTTTACAAATATTCATTCGGCTATGGGAATTAAAAGAAGTTCTTTTTCTAGATCATTTACCCATAACTTTATTATCTATCGTCATGGGTCTTACGCTATCAATCATTTTAGGAACAGCAATTGCAGTTTGGATGTCTTTAAATTCCAGTGTGCAAAGAGCGATATATCCAATTTTAATTGCCTCTCAAATGGTACCCGTTATTGCGTTAGCCCCCATTTTTGTTTTATGGTTTGGCTACACTATTTGGAGTAAAGTTGCTGTTGCTGTATTGATCACATTTTTCCCAATTACCGTAAATACCTTTGATGGACTATCATCTGGAAATAAGGATAACGAGGAATTATTTCTCACGATGGGCGCTACGAAAAAGGATATATTTTTCAAGTATTCAATTCCGATGGCACTCCCCCACTTTTTCTCAGGATTAAAAGTCGCAGTGACTTTGAGCGTCATTGGTGCAGCTATTGGGGAATGGCTAGGTGCACAGGCTGGACTTGGTTATTTTAGCCGTCGCATGATGACGCAATTTGACGGGGCAGCCGTATTTGCTCCGATTATCGTATTGACTTTTGTTGGCATTTTATTATTTATTTGTGTAACTCACCTTGAAAAACGTATGTTAAATTGGAGGACAAAGAGTTGA
- a CDS encoding ABC transporter substrate-binding protein, whose protein sequence is MKNIKLFLSSIMILFVLSACNKNEDTEKVSIMLDWYPNAVHSFLYVAEEKGYFEEEGIELDIQFPANPTDPINLAAAGKVTMGITYQPDVIIAKTEQDIAVKSVGVLVQSPLNHVGFLNDTGIKSPKDFEGKTIGFTGIPLNEAMVQTMMETDGADFNSVTMVDVGFELSSSIVSEKADAAVGMYINHEFPMLEYEGYQPGHLDPTDFGVPSFYELLVVTSDDTWANEQENIEAFWRAARKAFDDMEANPDEALATLLKHQDKANFPLIEEVEKESLSILLPKMKENGKFGHQDAEVWEVTADWMTKAGLLTKEANLEGIFVNMEE, encoded by the coding sequence TTGAAAAACATTAAACTATTTTTAAGTAGCATCATGATATTATTCGTCCTAAGTGCTTGTAATAAAAACGAGGACACGGAGAAAGTGAGTATTATGCTCGATTGGTATCCGAACGCTGTACATAGTTTTCTTTACGTAGCTGAAGAAAAAGGTTATTTTGAAGAAGAAGGCATTGAGTTGGATATTCAGTTCCCGGCAAATCCAACAGACCCGATTAATTTAGCTGCTGCTGGGAAAGTAACGATGGGCATCACCTACCAACCAGATGTCATTATTGCGAAAACAGAACAAGATATCGCAGTAAAGTCTGTCGGAGTTCTCGTTCAATCTCCGCTGAATCATGTCGGATTTTTAAATGATACCGGTATTAAATCTCCAAAAGATTTTGAAGGCAAAACGATTGGCTTTACTGGAATCCCTCTCAATGAGGCGATGGTACAAACAATGATGGAAACAGATGGTGCTGATTTTAATTCGGTAACGATGGTTGATGTCGGTTTCGAATTAAGTTCATCTATCGTATCTGAAAAAGCAGATGCGGCAGTCGGTATGTACATTAATCATGAATTTCCGATGCTAGAATATGAAGGCTATCAACCTGGTCACTTAGATCCAACAGATTTTGGGGTGCCCTCGTTTTACGAACTTCTAGTTGTAACGAGTGATGACACTTGGGCTAATGAACAAGAGAATATCGAAGCATTTTGGCGTGCGGCTAGAAAAGCATTTGATGACATGGAAGCCAATCCAGATGAGGCTCTTGCTACCCTATTGAAACACCAAGATAAAGCAAACTTTCCGCTGATTGAAGAAGTTGAGAAAGAATCTTTATCCATCCTCCTGCCGAAGATGAAAGAAAACGGAAAGTTTGGCCATCAAGACGCAGAAGTATGGGAAGTCACCGCGGACTGGATGACTAAAGCTGGATTGCTTACGAAAGAAGCGAACTTAGAAGGTATATTTGTAAATATGGAAGAGTAA
- a CDS encoding ABC transporter ATP-binding protein produces MLAFNNVSFGYDEKRKILENLSFSVHPGEFISIVGVSGSGKSTIFRLVTGLEHPLTGDITLEGNKNGDRLGKVAYMPQQDLLLPWRTILENAYLPLEINGIDKQTAYQQIQPLLKEFGLEGTDDKYPAELSGGMKQRVAFLRAVLSGNPLLLLDEPFSALDAITKLSMQEWLLEQWKKRQSTILFITHDVEEALFLSDRILLLKNKPVTDVEEIFVPLQGKRTRNDLNLPEMLALKDRLLSTLQSEVAL; encoded by the coding sequence ATGTTGGCATTTAACAATGTTTCGTTTGGCTATGACGAAAAACGTAAAATACTAGAAAACCTTTCATTTTCTGTTCATCCAGGTGAATTTATTTCCATCGTCGGTGTAAGTGGTTCTGGAAAAAGTACGATATTCCGGCTAGTTACTGGTCTCGAGCATCCATTGACTGGTGACATTACACTTGAAGGAAATAAAAATGGGGACAGACTTGGGAAAGTAGCGTATATGCCCCAACAAGATTTACTTTTACCATGGCGAACGATTTTGGAAAACGCCTATTTACCACTTGAAATTAATGGGATTGATAAACAAACCGCCTATCAACAAATACAACCTTTATTAAAAGAATTTGGATTAGAAGGCACAGATGATAAATATCCAGCTGAATTATCTGGAGGGATGAAACAGCGCGTTGCATTTTTGCGCGCTGTTCTTTCAGGAAATCCACTTCTTTTATTAGACGAACCTTTTTCTGCACTCGATGCAATTACTAAATTATCAATGCAAGAATGGTTACTAGAGCAATGGAAAAAAAGACAATCTACGATACTATTCATTACCCATGATGTGGAGGAAGCACTCTTTCTATCGGACCGAATTTTGTTATTGAAAAATAAACCTGTGACGGACGTTGAAGAAATCTTTGTGCCATTACAAGGTAAACGTACAAGAAATGATTTAAATCTTCCTGAAATGTTGGCATTAAAGGACCGTTTACTTAGCACTCTTCAAAGTGAGGTCGCTTTATGA
- a CDS encoding type III polyketide synthase, which translates to MPTILSVSTVNPSFAIKQTDAVELTRALFKDKFKNIERLLKVFDNGEINNRYLCMPIDWYKHEHDFEERNHLYIEHAVHFGVQAIQKCLVNNRLRRTVHPSEIDAIFYISSSGIATPSIEARIMNQLPFRDDTKRIPIWGLGCAGGAAGVSRAYEFCRAFPTANVLVLSIEFCSLTFQKEDYSKSNLVGASLFADGIACALISGEQSTIKARHPSPKIIGTASKFMPHSEGVMGWDVKNSGLHVIFSKSIPSIITKWLGPFVHEFLGDYELTNEDITHFIAHPGGKKVLEAYENALHFQPTKTNISREILSEHGNMSSPTIIYVLERFIENKPASQDYGLMAALGPGFCGELLLLQWE; encoded by the coding sequence ATGCCAACCATATTATCGGTAAGTACTGTAAATCCGTCCTTTGCTATTAAGCAAACTGATGCTGTCGAATTAACACGTGCCCTATTTAAAGACAAGTTTAAAAATATTGAACGGCTATTAAAAGTTTTTGACAACGGCGAAATTAACAATCGGTATCTATGTATGCCAATCGATTGGTATAAACATGAACATGATTTTGAAGAGCGAAACCATTTGTATATTGAACATGCTGTACATTTTGGTGTACAAGCAATTCAAAAATGCTTGGTAAACAATCGCTTACGAAGAACTGTTCATCCTTCTGAAATAGATGCCATTTTTTATATTTCCAGTAGCGGAATTGCAACACCTAGTATCGAAGCACGAATCATGAATCAACTTCCATTTCGAGATGATACGAAACGGATCCCAATTTGGGGACTTGGTTGTGCGGGAGGTGCGGCTGGCGTTAGTCGAGCCTATGAATTTTGCCGTGCCTTCCCTACTGCAAATGTTCTCGTATTATCAATAGAGTTTTGTAGTTTAACTTTCCAAAAAGAAGATTACTCAAAAAGCAATCTCGTCGGGGCTTCGTTATTTGCAGACGGTATCGCTTGCGCACTAATTTCAGGTGAACAATCCACGATTAAAGCTCGACACCCATCCCCTAAAATAATTGGCACTGCATCAAAGTTCATGCCGCATTCTGAAGGCGTGATGGGATGGGATGTTAAAAACAGTGGACTTCACGTCATCTTTTCGAAGAGCATTCCAAGCATTATTACAAAATGGCTCGGACCATTTGTACATGAATTTCTCGGTGATTATGAATTAACAAACGAAGATATAACGCATTTCATTGCTCATCCTGGTGGCAAAAAAGTGCTAGAAGCATATGAAAATGCGCTTCATTTTCAACCAACAAAAACAAACATTTCCAGAGAAATATTGAGTGAACATGGGAATATGTCTTCCCCTACAATTATATATGTATTAGAACGCTTTATTGAAAACAAACCGGCCTCTCAAGACTATGGTTTAATGGCAGCGCTAGGGCCTGGTTTTTGTGGTGAACTTTTATTATTACAATGGGAATGA